A single genomic interval of Helianthus annuus cultivar XRQ/B chromosome 6, HanXRQr2.0-SUNRISE, whole genome shotgun sequence harbors:
- the LOC110878917 gene encoding myosin-15, with the protein MMSNSNASMSLRKGSKVWLEDRDTAWVAGDVTGFAGQQVQVVTESGKQVLAFAEKLLLRDADADHGGVDDMTKLAYLNEPGVLDNLKKRYALNEIYTYTGSILIAVNPFTKLPHLYNVHMMEQYKGAPFGELSPHVFAVADASYRAMMGDAKSQSILVSGESGAGKTETTKLIMQYLTYVGGRAASDDRTVEQQVLESNPLLEAFGNARTVRNDNSSRFGKFVEIQFDANGRISGAAIRTYLLERSRVVQITDPERNYHCFYQLCASGRDADNYKLGHPSNFHYLNQSTVYELEGVSSAEEYVKTRRAMDIVGISNDEQEAIFRTLAAILHLGNIEFSPGKEHDSSMVKDEKSNFHLQTAANLFMCDAKHLLATLCTRSIQTREGIIIKALDCDAAVASRDALAKTVYARLFDWLVEKINRSVGQDSNSQMQIGVLDIYGFECFKHNSFEQFCINFANEKLQQHFNEHVFKMEQEEYRKEAITWSYIEFIDNQDVLDLIEKKPIGVIALLDEACMFPKSTHETFANKLFQNLRAHPRLGKAKFSETDFTISHYAGKVNYQTNSFLDKNRDYVVIDHCNLMSSSKCGFIAGLFPALAEESSRSSYKFSSVASRFKQQLQALMDTLSSTEPHYVRCVKPNSVNRPQKFENQSVLHQLRCGGVLEAVRISLAGYPTRKTYHEFVDRFGIIAMEVMDGSYDGRAMTEKILQKLKLENYQLGKTKVFLRAGQIGILDSQRAGVLDYAAKRIQLRLRTFIAHKSFTLKRAAAISFQAYCRGYLARVTYAAKRRDAAAILIQKYIRGWLLRSAYTQKYVSALLLQASIRGFTTRQRFLHMREHRAATVIQARWRMYKVRSAFRHRHRDITKIQCLWRRKLAKRELRKLKKEANESGALRLAKSKLEKQLEDLTWRLQLEKKLRGSNDESKSVEIARLQKLVQSLTLELDAAKLATVNECNKNAVLQNQLEISVKEKASLERELVGMADLRNENSYLKSSLSTLEEKSSSLQSQLTEAKEDASINLKKLREVEKTCLQLQQKLKSFEEKFSSLEKENLVLRQKTLSTPLKGNWPSNTKPFIEKLSGALALPFSERKSTYETPTPTKSGNLMSQGVTDSRRSKMTTERHQENSEILLRCIKENLGFKDGKPVAASVIYKCLLHWHAFDSERTAIFDFIIEKINNVLKEGDEGVTLPYWLSNASALLCLLQRNFRSNGFLTPISQRSGVSTLPNGRAAQSYTPHKYIGFDDGISPMEARYPAILFKQQLTACVEKIFGLIRDNLKKEISPLLASCIQAPKNQRVHGGKPSRSPSGIPQQAAGSQWEKIIEFMDSLMDRLRGNHVPSFFIRKLTIQVFSFINISLFNSLLLRRECCTFSNGEYVKSGLAELEKWISNATEEFAGQSWRELNYIRQAVGFLVIHQKRKKSLEEIRHDLCPALTVRQIYRISTMYWDDKYGTQSVSNEVVAEMREMLSKDSQNLTSNSFLLDDDLSIPFSTEDIYMTIPAIDPSDIEAPAFLSEYPSAQFLLQNPK; encoded by the exons ATGATGAGCAATAGCAACGCTAGTATGAGTCTCCGTAAGGGCTCCAAGGTCTGGCTGGAGGATAGAGACACCGCTTGGGTTGCCGGTGATGTTACCGGCTTCGCCGGTCAACAGGTGCAAGTTGTCACTGAATCCGGTAAACAG GTTTTGGCTTTTGCGGAGAAGCTGTTACTAAGAGATGCTGATGCAGACCATGGCGGGGTGGATGATATGACCAAATTGGCTTACTTAAACGAACCTGGAGTGCTTGACAATCTTAAGAAACGTTATGCACTTAATGAGATATAT ACGTACACAGGAAGTATTTTAATCGCTGTAAACCCGTTCACAAAGCTTCCTCATCTTTATAACGTGCACATGATGGAGCAATACAAGGGAGCTCCATTTGGTGAGCTAAGCCCTCATGTATTTGCTGTAGCAGATGCATCTTACAG AGCAATGATGGGTGATGCAAAAAGTCAGTCAATTTTGGTTAGTGGAGAAAGTGGGGCTGGAAAAACCGAAACAACTAAATTGATTATGCAGTATCTTACTTATGTTGGTGGCCGTGCTGCCAGTGATGACAGAACAGTTGAACAGCAGGTTCTAGAA TCAAACCCCCTTTTGGAGGCATTCGGAAATGCAAGGACTGTTAGAAATGACAATTCAAG TCGTTTTGGCAAGTTTGTGGAGATTCAGTTTGATGCAAATGGAAGAATATCGGGTGCTGCAATCAGAACGTACCTACTTGAGCGGTCACGTGTAGTCCAGATTACAGATCCTGAAAGAAATTACCACTGCTTTTACCAGTTGTGTGCGTCTGGAAGA GACGCAGACAATTACAAGCTAGGTCATCCAAGCAACTTTCATTACTTAAATCAAAGCACGGTATATGAGTTAGAGGGTGTGAGTAGTGCAGAGGAATATGTGAAGACCAGAAGGGCTATGGATATTGTTGGAATCAGTAACGACGAGCAG GAAGCCATATTTCGTACATTGGCCGCCATTTTGCATTTGGGGAACATAGAGTTTTCTCCTGGGAAAGAGCATGATTCTTCAATGGTGAAAGACGAGAAATCTAATTTCCATCTCCAGACCGCCGCTAACCTTTTTAT GTGCGATGCAAAACACTTGTTGGCCACTCTATGCACACGTTCTATTCAAACTCGTGAAGGGATCATAATTAAAGCTCTTGATTGTGATGCTGCTGTTGCGAGTCGTGATGCTTTAGCAAAGACTGTTTATGCTCGCCTGTTTGATTG GCTTGTTGAAAAGATCAATAGGTCTGTTGGGCAAGATAGTAATTCTCAAATGCAAATTGGAGTTCTTGATATATATGGATTTGAATGCTTTAAGCATAACAG TTTCGAGCAATTCTGCATTAATTTTGCAAATGAAAAGCTTCAGCAACATTTCAATGAG CATGTTTTTAAGATGGAGCAGGAGGAGTACCGGAAAGAAGCAATCACGTGGAGCTACATTGAGTTTATAGATAATCAAGATGTTTTAGATCTCATTGAAAAG AAGCCTATAGGAGTAATTGCTCTACTGGATGAAGCTTG CATGTTTCCCAAGTCAACACATGAAACATTTGCAAACAAGCTTTTCCAGAATTTGCGGGCCCACCCAAGGTTAGGGAAGGCGAAATTCTCTGAGACAGATTTCACCATTTCTCACTATGCTGGCAAG GTCAATTATCAAACAAATTCGTTCTTGGATAAAAACCGTGATTATGTTGTTATTGATCACTGTAATCTAATGTCTTCGTCAAAGTGTGGTTTTATTGCTGGTCTTTTCCCAGCATTGGCTGAAGAATCTTCTAGATCGTCATACAAATTCTCTTCAGTGGCATCTAGATTTAAG CAACAACTGCAAGCTCTTATGGATACCCTCAGCTCAACAGAGCCTCATTACGTCCGCTGTGTGAAGCCAAACTCAGTTAATCGACCTCAAAAGTTTGAAAATCAGAGTGTGTTACATCAGCTACGTTGTGGG GGTGTTTTGGAGGCTGTACGAATAAGTCTTGCGGGTTATCCTACTCGAAAAACTTACCATGAGTTTGTAGATCGATTCGGAATCATTGCCATGGAAGTTATGGATGGAAG CTACGATGGACGAGCCATGACAGAAAAAATCCTGCAAAAACTTAAACTTGAGAACTACCAG TTGGGGAAGACAAAAGTTTTCCTTAGGGCTGGTCAGATTGGTATATTGGACTCTCAACGTGCTGGAGTTTTGGATTATGCTGCAAAGCGTATTCAGCTTCGACTTCGCACATTTATCGCACACAAGAGTTTCACGTTAAAGCGAGCAGCTGCAATTTCTTTCCAAGCATACTGCAGAG GCTACCTTGCTAGAGTTACATATGCTGCAAAACGAAGAGATGCTGCTGCCATTTTGATACAGAAGTATATTCGTGGATGGCTGTTGAGGAGTGCTTATACACAGAAATACGTGTCGGCTTTACTCTTGCAAGCAAGCATCCGTGGTTTCACTACTCGGCAACGATTTCTACATATGCGGGAACATAGGGCTGCCACTGTAATTCAG GCTCGATGGAGGATGTATAAGGTTCGTTCTGcatttcgacatcgtcatcgtgATATTACAAAAATACAGTGTCTTTGGAGAAGAAAATTGGCAAAGAGAGAGCTTAGGAAGCTTAAGAAG gAGGCTAATGAGAGTGGTGCCTTGCGCTTAGCAAAATCTAAGCTAGAAAAGCAGCTGGAGGATCTCACGTGGCGCTTGCAACTAGAGAAAAAATTAAGG GGTTCTAACGATGAATCTAAGTCCGTGGAAATCGCGAGACTTCAGAAACTAGTACAATCATTGACCCTTGAGTTAGATGCAGCAAAGCTGGCTACAGTCAATGAATGCAACAAGAATGCAGTGTTGCAAAACCAATTGGAAATTTCGGTGAAAGAAAAAGCTTCCTTGGAAAGAGAACTTGTTGGAATGGCTGACCTGAGAAATGAGAATTCGTATTTGAAG AGTTCACTGAGTACATTGGAAGAGAAGAGCTCATCACTACAGAGCCAACTTACTGAAGCTAAAGAAGATGCATCTATTAACCTCAAAAAGTTAAGGGAGGTTGAGAAAACGTGCTTGCAACTCCAGCAGAAGTTAAAGAG TTTTGAGGAGAAGTTCTCGAGTTTGGAGAAAGAGAACCTTGTTCTAAGACAAAAGACATTAAGTACCCCTCTGAAAGGAAACTGGCCAAGCAACACCAAGCCATTTATTGAG AAGCTCTCTGGTGCACTTGCTCTTCCCTTCTCGGAGCGAAAATCTACATAT GAAACACCTACACCTACCAAAAGTGGAAATCTTATGTCTCAAGGCGTGACCGATTCACGTCGGTCAAAGATGACTACTGAAAGGCACCAG GAGAATTCTGAAATCCTCTTACGGTGCATTAAAGAAAACTTGGGATTCAAGGATGGAAAACCGGTGGCTGCTAGTGTCATATACAAATGCCTTCTTCATTGGCATGCCTTTGACTCTGAAAGAACTGCGATATTTGACTTCATTATAGAGAAGATCAACAATGTTCTTAAG GAGGGGGATGAGGGTGTTACCTTGCCATACTGGTTATCTAACGCTTCAGCTCTTTTATGTCTGCTGCAACGGAATTTCCGGTCTAATGGTTTCTTGACACCTATATCTCAGCGTTCCGGTGTGTCCACTTTACCCAATGGGAGGGCTGCACAA AGCTACACTCCACACAAATATATCGGGTTTGATGATGGTATTTCACCTATGGAAGCAAGGTATCCGGCGATACTATTTAAACAACAGTTAACCGCTTGTGTGGAGAAGATATTTGGCTTAATACGTGATAACTTGAAGAAGGAAATATCACCTCTTTTAGCTTCATGCATCCAG GCTCCCAAAAATCAACGAGTACACGGTGGTAAACCGTCACGGTCACCTAGCGGCATTCCTCAGCAGGCTGCTGGTAGTCAGTGGGAGAAAATTATAGAGTTCATGGATTCTCTTATGGACCGCTTACGTGGAAATCAT GTACCTTCGTTTTTCATTCGTAAGCTTACCATCCAGGTCTTTTCATTCATCAACATATCACTTTTCAACAG TCTTTTATTGCGACGAGAATGTTGCACGTTTTCCAATGGGGAATATGTCAAGTCTGGTCTAGCAGAACTGGAGAAATGGATATCCAATGCAACAGAAGAG TTTGCGGGACAATCTTGGCGTGAGCTAAACTATATCAGACAAGCGGTCGGGTTTCTG GTAATACACCAGAAAAGAAAAAAGTCTTTGGAAGAGATCAGACACGATCTATGTCCG GCATTGACTGTTAGGCAAATATATCGTATAAGTACAATGTACTGGGACGACAAATATGGGACTCAGAGCGTATCAAACGAG GTTGTTGCCGAGATGAGAGAAATGTTGAGCAAGGATAGTCAGAATCTCACATCCAATTCGTTCTTGTTGGATGATGATCTGAG CATTCCATTCTCTACCGAAGACATCTACATGACGATTCCCGCGATTGATCCTTCAGATATAGAGGCCCCTGCATTCTTATCTGAGTATCCTTCAGCACAGTTCCTTCTTCAAAATCCCAAGTGA
- the LOC110878918 gene encoding uncharacterized protein DDB_G0287625: protein MKTICEKGGDDLISGVFRSSETNVRTAGVPLIVPEDECNSSSSSSIGDDSDADREDVAESHYSYDRKNDNNNNNNNNNNNNNNNSFDDAIQALEQALPIRRGISSFYNGKSKSFACLGNVWPTTSSVQDIAKPENAYTRKRRNLGAFKLSNINTRRICKKPKTSKLSFTIEREEHDFTTCATRPQINRPLALRSFSLVNLH from the exons ATGAAGACGATCTGCGAAAAAGGAGGAGATGACCTCATCAGCGGCGTTTTCCGGTCATCGGAGACAAATGTAAGAACCGCCGGAGTGCCGCTGATCGTACCGGAAGATGAATGCAATTCGTCTAGTAGTTCTTCCATCGGAGACGATAGCGATGCCGATCGAGAAGACGTTGCTGAGAGTCATTACAGTTATGATCGGAAAaacgataataataataataataataataataataataataataataataatagtttcgATGATGCGATTCAGGCTCTGGAACAAGCGCTTCCGATCAG GAGAGGGATATCATCGTTCTACAACGGCAAATCAAAGTCATTTGCGTGTCTAGGTAATGTGTGGCCGACGACATCTTCAGTACAAGATATTGCAAAGCCGGAAAATGCTTACACGAGAAAGCGAAGGAATCTTGGAGCTTTTAAACTATCAAACATAAACACGAGAAGGATATGTAAGAAGCCCAAGACCTCGAAATTGAGTTTTACGATTGAGAGAGAAGAGCATGATTTTACCACGTGTGCTACACGACCTCAAATCAATAGACCGTTGGCGTTGAGATCGTTCTCATTGGTTAACTTGCATTGA